Proteins found in one Campylobacter lari genomic segment:
- a CDS encoding ferredoxin, 4Fe-4S, translated as MAVKITDICIACGSCIDECPVSAIVDDANNPEGEDRYYVYADKCVECVGHNDQPACASACPTDGCIVWSDVVSGQPSRDNIGSDLRDGSTPVFA; from the coding sequence ATGGCAGTTAAAATTACTGATATTTGTATAGCATGTGGTTCTTGTATAGATGAATGCCCAGTAAGCGCAATCGTAGATGATGCAAACAATCCTGAAGGTGAAGATAGATATTATGTTTATGCTGATAAGTGCGTTGAATGTGTAGGACACAATGATCAGCCAGCCTGTGCAAGTGCTTGTCCAACTGATGGCTGTATTGTATGGAGTGATGTAGTTAGTGGACAACCAAGCCGTGATAACATCGGAAGTGACTTAAGAGACGGTTCAACTCCGGTATTTGCTTAA
- the rpmF gene encoding 50S ribosomal protein L32, which produces MAVPKRRVSKTRAAKRRTHYKVTLPMPIKDKDGSYKMPHRVNPVTKEY; this is translated from the coding sequence ATGGCAGTACCTAAGAGAAGAGTGAGTAAAACTCGCGCAGCAAAACGCAGAACTCATTATAAAGTTACCCTACCTATGCCTATAAAAGACAAGGATGGTAGCTATAAAATGCCTCACCGTGTAAATCCAGTAACTAAGGAATATTAA
- a CDS encoding peroxiredoxin, with the protein MVVTKKAIDFTAPAVLGNNEIVGDFNLYKNIGPKGAVVFFYPKDFTFVCPSEIIAFDKRYQDFKDRGIEVIGISCDNEFSHFAWKNMPVNQGGIGQVKFPLVADLTKQIARNFDVLFEEAVALRGSFLLDADGTIRHAVVNDLPLGRNIDEMIRMVDTMLFTNEHGEVCPAGWNKGDEGMKADPKGVADYLSKNEGKL; encoded by the coding sequence ATGGTAGTAACTAAAAAAGCTATTGACTTTACAGCACCTGCTGTATTAGGTAATAATGAAATAGTTGGAGATTTTAATCTTTATAAAAATATAGGACCAAAAGGTGCTGTAGTATTTTTCTATCCAAAAGATTTTACATTTGTTTGTCCGTCTGAAATTATTGCTTTTGATAAAAGATATCAAGATTTTAAAGATAGAGGTATTGAAGTAATCGGTATATCTTGCGACAATGAATTTTCTCACTTTGCATGGAAAAATATGCCTGTAAATCAAGGTGGTATAGGTCAAGTTAAATTTCCTTTAGTAGCTGATTTAACAAAACAAATTGCTAGAAATTTTGATGTTTTATTTGAAGAAGCAGTTGCTTTAAGAGGTTCTTTCTTACTTGATGCTGATGGAACAATTCGCCATGCAGTAGTTAATGACTTACCACTTGGAAGAAATATTGATGAAATGATTAGAATGGTTGATACTATGTTATTTACTAATGAACATGGTGAAGTTTGCCCAGCAGGTTGGAATAAAGGTGATGAAGGTATGAAAGCTGATCCTAAAGGCGTAGCTGATTATCTAAGTAAAAATGAAGGTAAATTATAG
- the motB gene encoding flagellar motor protein MotB yields MGKKHKCPECPAGEKWAVPYADFLSLLLALFIALWAISESNPAKTEALKTEFVKIFEFTASSPLEKESEVHNKYSAPSNANVEELEKLKKLSITQQENIEKLKAALDQRENNIVLNLPARVEFARGSTEINSADVQDFLKRISEVLKRMPKQAQIELRGYTDASDKDPKRNFDLASKRAQVIADYLIAKGINPAQLIVVSFGDNYPLGANKEDEINNRVEFYIRVDSSDNQTRKSVLDQIGTFK; encoded by the coding sequence ATGGGAAAAAAACATAAATGTCCAGAATGTCCAGCAGGTGAAAAATGGGCTGTGCCTTATGCAGATTTTTTAAGTTTGCTTTTGGCACTTTTTATCGCTCTTTGGGCGATTTCAGAAAGTAATCCTGCTAAAACTGAAGCCTTAAAAACTGAATTTGTTAAAATTTTTGAATTTACTGCTTCTAGTCCTCTAGAAAAAGAAAGTGAAGTACATAATAAATACAGCGCACCATCTAATGCAAATGTTGAAGAGCTTGAAAAGCTTAAAAAATTAAGTATTACTCAGCAAGAAAATATAGAAAAACTAAAAGCGGCCTTAGATCAAAGAGAAAATAACATAGTTTTAAATCTACCTGCAAGAGTTGAGTTTGCCAGAGGTAGTACCGAGATTAATTCAGCAGATGTGCAAGATTTTTTAAAGCGTATTAGTGAAGTTTTAAAAAGAATGCCAAAGCAAGCTCAAATAGAACTTAGAGGTTATACTGATGCAAGCGATAAAGATCCTAAAAGGAATTTTGATTTAGCAAGCAAAAGGGCTCAAGTTATAGCTGATTATTTGATCGCTAAAGGGATTAATCCAGCTCAACTTATAGTGGTTAGTTTTGGAGATAACTATCCTTTAGGTGCAAACAAAGAAGATGAGATAAATAATAGGGTTGAATTTTATATCCGTGTAGATTCTTCAGATAATCAAACTAGAAAGTCTGTATTGGATCAAATTGGAACTTTTAAATAA
- a CDS encoding MFS transporter, translated as MLQTKSIADENFQTPEGKKAFKKAVFSCWLGTAMEYADFALYGLAAATVFSEVFFPEQTPVIALLLSFVTYGIGFIARPIGALFFGYLGDKYGRKNVLMSTIALMGISTTLIGFIPSYAVIGIWAPICLVILRFMQGFGAGAELSGGTVMLGEYAPSKHRGLISSIIALGSNSGTLLAAFVWLLVTSMDDASFKEWGWRIPFIGSIFIALFAVYMRLNVKETPVFEKQKELMLKIRHENEAHMKKDERTFWQKSRAFWTMVGIRIGENGPSYLAQGFIVGYVTKILLLDKSVATTAVVIASLVGFLVIPLAGYLSDKFGRRITYRTFCLLLMLYAFPAFMLLDSKNEIIVILTIIIGMSLASLGIFGVQAAWGVELFGAKNRYTKMALAKEFGSILSGGTAPMIASALLAYYGAWWPIALYFVITAGIGFITTFFAPETRGRDLNLIEDAI; from the coding sequence ATCTTGCAAACAAAATCAATCGCGGATGAAAATTTTCAAACACCTGAAGGAAAAAAAGCTTTTAAAAAAGCTGTGTTTTCTTGCTGGCTAGGAACTGCTATGGAATATGCAGATTTTGCACTTTATGGCTTAGCTGCAGCTACTGTTTTTTCAGAAGTTTTCTTTCCTGAGCAAACTCCTGTTATAGCGTTATTACTTAGCTTTGTTACTTATGGTATAGGTTTTATCGCTAGACCTATTGGAGCTTTATTTTTTGGATATTTAGGAGATAAATACGGAAGAAAAAATGTATTGATGAGTACTATTGCATTAATGGGTATTTCAACTACTTTAATTGGTTTTATACCAAGTTATGCAGTAATTGGAATTTGGGCTCCTATATGTTTGGTTATCTTACGTTTTATGCAAGGCTTTGGAGCAGGTGCTGAGCTTTCTGGTGGAACTGTCATGCTTGGAGAATACGCTCCTAGCAAACATAGAGGTTTAATCTCTTCTATCATCGCTCTTGGATCAAATAGTGGAACCTTGCTTGCAGCTTTTGTATGGCTTTTAGTTACAAGTATGGATGATGCTAGTTTTAAAGAATGGGGATGGAGAATTCCTTTTATAGGAAGTATTTTTATAGCACTTTTTGCTGTTTATATGCGTTTAAATGTAAAAGAAACTCCTGTTTTTGAAAAACAAAAAGAATTAATGCTAAAAATTCGTCATGAAAATGAAGCACATATGAAAAAAGATGAAAGAACTTTTTGGCAAAAAAGTCGTGCATTTTGGACTATGGTGGGTATAAGAATAGGAGAAAATGGACCATCTTATCTTGCACAAGGTTTTATAGTAGGCTATGTAACTAAAATTTTACTTCTTGATAAATCAGTAGCCACAACTGCTGTTGTTATCGCTTCTTTGGTGGGATTTTTAGTTATACCTTTAGCAGGATATTTGAGTGATAAATTTGGAAGACGTATTACTTATAGAACCTTTTGCTTACTTTTAATGCTTTATGCCTTCCCTGCTTTTATGTTACTTGATAGTAAAAATGAAATTATCGTGATTTTAACTATCATCATAGGTATGTCTTTAGCATCTTTGGGAATTTTTGGCGTGCAAGCTGCGTGGGGTGTAGAACTTTTTGGAGCAAAAAATCGCTATACTAAAATGGCGCTAGCAAAAGAATTTGGATCTATACTTTCAGGGGGAACTGCTCCTATGATAGCTTCAGCTTTGCTTGCTTATTATGGCGCTTGGTGGCCAATAGCTTTATATTTTGTTATCACTGCAGGAATTGGTTTTATCACAACTTTCTTTGCACCAGAAACTAGAGGCAGGGATTTAAATTTAATAGAAGATGCGATATGA
- the motA gene encoding flagellar motor stator protein MotA — MDLSTILGMVLAVVSISVGDILEGGNPLHVLHLSSFLIVVPTAAFCAMTATHKKFVKAAYKELKLAFKGAGVNLSQRIAELVEYSIIARRDGLLALESKTNEIDNEFLKETMMMMVDGKSVEEIKESMEIQIEEMEEYYKETAEYWIRFGETCPTMGLVGAVMGLMLALQLLDDPQAMAAGIAGAFTATVTGIFGAYALFGPWGHKIKANAHELIKERIVISHAIVSIAEGANPRDLEAKLFNYLGQGEPRISQFDK; from the coding sequence ATGGATCTTTCAACCATACTTGGGATGGTATTAGCTGTTGTTAGTATTTCTGTAGGGGATATATTGGAGGGTGGTAACCCTTTGCATGTTTTACACTTAAGTTCGTTTTTGATCGTGGTTCCAACCGCAGCTTTTTGTGCAATGACAGCAACGCATAAAAAATTTGTTAAGGCAGCTTATAAGGAGTTGAAACTCGCATTTAAAGGTGCAGGAGTAAATTTAAGTCAAAGGATAGCTGAACTTGTAGAATATTCTATCATAGCAAGAAGAGATGGACTTTTGGCTTTAGAATCAAAAACTAATGAAATAGATAATGAGTTTTTAAAAGAAACCATGATGATGATGGTTGATGGTAAGAGCGTAGAAGAGATTAAAGAAAGCATGGAAATTCAAATAGAAGAAATGGAAGAATATTACAAAGAAACCGCTGAATATTGGATTCGCTTTGGTGAGACTTGTCCTACTATGGGACTTGTTGGTGCGGTTATGGGGCTTATGCTTGCGTTACAACTTTTAGATGATCCTCAAGCTATGGCAGCGGGTATTGCAGGTGCGTTTACTGCAACGGTTACTGGAATTTTTGGTGCTTATGCTTTATTTGGTCCTTGGGGACATAAAATTAAAGCTAATGCACATGAATTAATCAAAGAAAGAATAGTCATCTCTCATGCTATTGTAAGTATTGCAGAGGGAGCAAATCCTAGAGATTTAGAGGCTAAATTGTTTAATTATCTTGGACAAGGCGAGCCTAGAATTTCTCAGTTTGATAAGTAA
- a CDS encoding methyl-accepting chemotaxis protein — translation MLIDDDNAPRKAVICQESSIGYNVCVIADEKIYNEPVNKALVNQIIIGIISLIIALIIVRFMISYNLSPLQAIQTGLNSFFDFINHKTKDSAMINVKTNDEFGAMAKAINENITKTKNALEQDAKAVEQSVETVREVESGNLTARITAIPANPQLLELKNYLNEMLSVLEQKVGSNMNEINRVFDSYKALDFTTEVKNAKGGVEVTTNVLGQEIVAMLRQSSEFASLLADESGKLQSAVKDLTDSSSSQASSLEETAAALEEITSSMQNVSHKTSEVIAQSEEIKNVTSIIGDIADQINLLALNAAIEAARAGEHGRGFAVVADEVRNLAERTQKSLGEIEANTNILVQSINEMGESIKEQTTGITQINDAVAQIDHVTQENLKIAKDSATISDNVNKIANDILEDARKKKF, via the coding sequence ATGTTAATTGATGACGATAACGCACCTCGTAAAGCAGTAATTTGTCAAGAATCTTCAATAGGGTATAATGTATGTGTAATAGCAGATGAAAAAATTTATAATGAGCCTGTAAATAAAGCTTTGGTAAACCAAATTATTATTGGAATTATAAGTTTGATAATTGCACTTATAATTGTAAGATTTATGATTAGTTATAATCTCTCCCCACTTCAAGCCATTCAAACTGGTCTTAACTCTTTCTTTGATTTTATCAATCATAAAACAAAAGACTCAGCTATGATTAATGTTAAAACTAATGATGAGTTTGGTGCTATGGCTAAAGCCATCAATGAAAACATCACTAAAACTAAAAATGCATTAGAACAAGATGCTAAAGCGGTAGAACAATCAGTTGAGACAGTAAGAGAAGTTGAAAGTGGTAATCTAACAGCAAGAATAACAGCAATTCCTGCTAATCCTCAACTCCTTGAACTTAAAAATTATCTCAATGAAATGCTTAGTGTTTTAGAACAAAAAGTAGGTTCTAATATGAATGAAATTAATCGTGTATTTGATAGCTATAAAGCATTAGACTTTACTACTGAAGTTAAAAACGCTAAAGGTGGAGTTGAAGTAACAACTAATGTATTAGGTCAAGAAATAGTAGCTATGCTAAGACAATCATCTGAATTTGCTTCCTTATTAGCAGATGAGAGTGGAAAATTACAAAGCGCTGTTAAAGACTTAACAGATTCATCATCTAGCCAAGCTTCTTCTTTAGAAGAAACAGCAGCAGCATTAGAAGAGATTACTTCTTCTATGCAAAATGTATCTCATAAAACTAGTGAAGTAATTGCTCAAAGTGAAGAGATTAAAAATGTTACTTCTATTATAGGAGATATTGCTGATCAAATTAATCTACTTGCATTAAATGCTGCTATTGAAGCTGCGCGTGCAGGTGAACATGGTAGAGGTTTTGCTGTTGTTGCTGATGAAGTTAGAAATCTAGCAGAAAGAACTCAAAAGTCTTTAGGTGAGATTGAAGCAAATACTAATATCTTGGTTCAATCTATTAATGAAATGGGTGAGAGTATTAAAGAACAAACTACAGGTATTACTCAAATTAATGATGCTGTAGCTCAAATTGATCATGTAACCCAAGAGAACTTAAAAATAGCAAAAGATAGTGCTACTATATCTGATAATGTAAATAAAATAGCTAATGATATCTTAGAAGATGCTAGGAAGAAGAAGTTTTAA
- the plsX gene encoding phosphate acyltransferase PlsX codes for MTSIAIDAMGGDFGEKPIIEGVIQALKEREFKAILVGDPQKLKTLIPQELNSYIEYEEAFDVFAMEENSTDALKRKDSTIYKAIELVRNQKAQAIVSAGHSGATMSLATLKLGRLANIARPAIATLMPNIHSRTLVLDVGANVDCKSEHLFQFAIMGEAYAKEILKIAKPRVALLSNGEEECKGNELTKETHQLLKQLPNFVGNAEGRDIFNGTIDVLVCDGFNGNILLKTGEGVASVITKLLKQEIQKSFLAKLGYLLAKPAFNELKTHIDYEEYGGAPLLGVKECVIISHGKSGPKAIKNAIFQALNFTQSNINQTIEKELSNYEIN; via the coding sequence ATGACAAGCATTGCTATTGATGCAATGGGAGGTGATTTTGGGGAAAAACCTATTATAGAAGGCGTAATTCAGGCTTTAAAAGAGCGTGAATTTAAAGCTATCTTGGTAGGAGATCCTCAAAAGCTTAAAACCTTAATCCCTCAAGAATTAAACTCATATATAGAATATGAAGAGGCTTTTGATGTATTTGCTATGGAAGAAAATTCCACAGATGCATTAAAAAGAAAAGATAGCACTATCTACAAGGCTATAGAGCTAGTAAGAAATCAAAAAGCGCAAGCTATCGTTTCTGCTGGACATAGTGGTGCTACCATGAGTTTAGCCACATTAAAACTTGGAAGATTAGCCAATATTGCTAGACCTGCAATAGCTACCTTAATGCCAAATATCCATTCAAGAACACTTGTACTAGATGTTGGAGCAAATGTTGATTGTAAAAGTGAGCATTTATTTCAATTTGCTATTATGGGCGAAGCCTATGCTAAAGAGATTTTAAAAATTGCTAAACCTAGAGTTGCTTTACTATCAAATGGTGAAGAAGAATGTAAGGGAAATGAGCTTACCAAAGAAACTCATCAACTCTTAAAGCAACTTCCAAATTTTGTCGGAAATGCCGAAGGTAGGGATATCTTTAATGGTACTATAGATGTATTAGTATGCGATGGATTTAATGGAAATATTTTACTTAAAACAGGTGAAGGTGTAGCAAGTGTTATTACAAAGCTTCTAAAACAAGAAATTCAAAAATCTTTTTTAGCAAAACTAGGTTATCTTTTAGCAAAACCAGCTTTTAATGAACTAAAAACTCATATTGACTATGAAGAATATGGCGGAGCTCCACTTTTGGGCGTAAAAGAATGTGTTATTATAAGTCATGGTAAAAGTGGTCCAAAAGCTATAAAAAATGCTATTTTTCAAGCATTAAATTTCACACAATCAAATATAAATCAAACTATAGAAAAAGAACTTTCTAATTATGAAATCAACTAA
- a CDS encoding beta-ketoacyl-ACP synthase III, which produces MKSTKASLKSIASYIPTKTLSNFDLEKMVQTSNEWILRRTGIEQRHIANDDENTSDLGTKAAIKAIQRANLNPQDIDAIIVATLSPDYFTMPSTACKIAHNLGLKNVTAFDISAACSGFIYLLELAKSMVESGAKKNVLIIGAEKISSIMDYTDRSICVLFGDGAGAGVVSLDDNFPIIDTHTASDGEFGDLLMTQRAQKSSICSPLSMQMKGNEVFKIAVNTLSNDVVEILTKNDIKSEEIDLFIPHQANLRIIKAVQEKLNFKDEQCVITVQKYGNTSAASIPMAMNDAYEQGRLKQGSLILLDAFGGGFTWGSALLRFGGENNK; this is translated from the coding sequence ATGAAATCAACTAAAGCTTCCTTAAAAAGTATAGCTTCTTATATCCCTACAAAAACTCTGAGTAATTTTGACTTAGAAAAAATGGTTCAAACTAGTAATGAATGGATATTAAGAAGAACTGGTATAGAACAAAGACATATAGCAAATGATGATGAAAATACAAGCGATCTTGGTACTAAAGCAGCTATTAAAGCCATACAAAGAGCTAATTTAAATCCTCAAGATATAGATGCGATCATCGTAGCTACTTTAAGCCCTGATTATTTTACTATGCCATCAACTGCATGTAAAATTGCTCATAATTTAGGCTTAAAAAATGTCACCGCTTTTGATATTTCTGCTGCATGCTCAGGGTTTATTTATCTTTTAGAGCTTGCAAAATCTATGGTTGAAAGTGGTGCTAAAAAAAATGTATTAATCATAGGGGCTGAAAAAATTAGTTCTATCATGGATTATACTGATAGAAGCATTTGTGTTTTATTTGGTGATGGAGCTGGTGCTGGGGTTGTGTCATTAGATGATAATTTCCCTATCATAGATACTCATACTGCAAGTGATGGAGAATTTGGAGATTTATTAATGACTCAAAGAGCTCAAAAAAGCAGTATCTGCTCTCCACTTTCCATGCAAATGAAGGGAAATGAAGTATTTAAAATCGCAGTAAATACTCTAAGTAATGATGTTGTTGAAATTCTTACAAAAAATGATATAAAAAGCGAAGAAATTGATCTTTTTATACCTCATCAAGCTAATTTAAGAATTATCAAAGCCGTTCAAGAAAAATTAAATTTCAAAGACGAACAATGTGTTATTACTGTTCAAAAATATGGCAATACATCAGCCGCTTCAATCCCTATGGCAATGAATGATGCTTATGAACAAGGTCGTTTAAAACAAGGTTCGTTAATATTGCTTGATGCTTTTGGTGGTGGTTTTACCTGGGGTTCAGCGCTACTTCGTTTTGGTGGAGAAAATAACAAATAA
- the ndk gene encoding nucleoside-diphosphate kinase: protein MEKTLSIIKPDAVKKGVIGQILTRFESNGLRIAATKKIQLSEKEAQEFYAIHKDRPFFKDLVEFMISGPVVVSVLEGENAVLKNRELMGATNPKEAAPGTIRADFADSIDANAVHGSDSLENAKIEIEFFFSKTEIL from the coding sequence TTGGAAAAAACACTTTCTATTATTAAACCTGATGCAGTTAAAAAAGGTGTTATTGGTCAAATTTTAACACGCTTTGAAAGCAATGGTCTAAGAATAGCAGCAACAAAAAAAATACAGCTTTCAGAAAAAGAAGCTCAAGAATTTTACGCTATACACAAAGACAGACCTTTTTTCAAAGACTTAGTTGAATTTATGATCAGTGGTCCAGTTGTGGTTTCTGTTTTAGAAGGCGAAAATGCTGTATTAAAAAACAGAGAATTAATGGGTGCTACAAATCCAAAAGAAGCAGCTCCTGGTACTATTAGAGCAGATTTTGCAGATAGTATTGATGCAAATGCGGTTCATGGAAGCGATAGCTTGGAAAATGCAAAAATTGAAATAGAATTTTTCTTTTCAAAAACTGAAATTTTATAA
- the polA gene encoding DNA polymerase I, with translation MKTLTIIDTFGFFFRLFYALKGLKNSKGEPSNMISGFANFIYSLKNEHPSDMIIFALDSKGKTFRSEIDPNYKINRTPPPPDLLAQIPICIQMIEKMGFSSFSCEGYEADDIIASLVKECENKDIFIRIITQDKDLYQLIKDDKVSIYSPISKNDYNEAGCLEKYGVKPSQIRDFLALCGDSSDNIPGVKGIGAKGAKNLLDEFESIEGIYENLTLVRNERSRNLLLEDKENAFLSKKLASLYENLDVKDMLLNCEYPKDEPLLKIMDILEHYELNALLKKLRTNPTNKDKNLGFNARLILDEKELFEILEKIDDQSIVAFDTETTGLDAKEAKIVGFSFCFHESEAFYVPLAHDYLGVCEQISMQVAKKGIEKIYQSTVIGHNLKYDFEIIKNNFNLIPPKNYADTMILAWLKEPSLRVNMDDLAKRLFDYETLHFEDLVKKGESFAGVDVEKACKYAAEDAYITLRFYLYFLKNLEKPLLELAQKSEFEFIKVLIMMENNGIKLDIQKLESLMQSFNQDIKILSEKIYDLAGEKFNINSPKQVGDILFEKLKLPSGKKSKTGYSTDEKVLNAILDEHLIVKEILAYRELAKLVSTYCEPLLKLAKKDENSRIYSSFLQTGTATGRLSSKDPNLQNIPAHGQYAKDYKSCFVAKEGFSFISLDYSQIELRMLAHFSEDEKLLEAFSNNEDIHAKTAIMIFNRSDYETRSIAKSINFGLIYGMGYKTLSQNLKIEAKLAKEYIEKYFENFTSIKTYFEKVKNEAKQNGFIKTLLGRKRYFDFENAKPMQVAMYERESINSTLQGSAADIIKLAMIEIAKDLDENKRLILQIHDELIFEVKDELCQDFAKNASDIMENIVKLKVKLKTSSSIAKNWGALK, from the coding sequence ATGAAAACTTTAACCATAATTGATACTTTTGGCTTTTTCTTTAGACTTTTTTATGCTTTAAAGGGTTTGAAAAATTCAAAAGGCGAGCCTAGTAATATGATTAGTGGTTTTGCTAATTTTATTTATAGTTTGAAAAATGAACATCCTAGTGATATGATTATTTTTGCTCTTGATAGTAAAGGAAAAACTTTTAGAAGCGAAATCGATCCAAATTATAAAATCAACCGCACTCCACCTCCACCTGATTTATTAGCTCAAATTCCAATTTGCATTCAAATGATAGAAAAAATGGGTTTTTCAAGTTTTTCTTGTGAAGGATATGAAGCTGATGATATCATCGCATCTTTAGTTAAAGAGTGTGAAAATAAGGATATTTTTATAAGAATTATCACTCAAGATAAAGATTTATATCAACTTATAAAAGATGATAAAGTTAGTATTTATAGTCCTATTTCAAAAAATGATTACAATGAAGCAGGATGTTTGGAAAAATATGGGGTAAAACCTAGCCAAATAAGAGATTTTTTAGCTCTGTGTGGAGATAGTTCAGATAATATCCCAGGAGTAAAAGGAATTGGTGCTAAGGGTGCCAAAAATTTACTTGATGAATTTGAAAGCATTGAGGGAATTTATGAAAACTTAACACTAGTGCGTAACGAAAGAAGTCGCAATTTATTACTTGAAGACAAAGAAAATGCCTTTTTGAGTAAAAAGCTTGCTTCTTTGTATGAGAATTTAGATGTAAAAGATATGCTTTTAAATTGTGAGTATCCAAAAGATGAACCTTTGCTTAAGATTATGGATATTTTAGAGCATTATGAATTAAATGCTTTGTTAAAAAAACTACGCACTAATCCTACCAATAAAGATAAAAATTTAGGATTTAATGCAAGATTAATTTTAGACGAGAAAGAATTATTTGAAATTTTAGAAAAAATTGATGATCAAAGCATTGTTGCTTTTGACACTGAAACTACGGGCTTAGATGCTAAAGAAGCAAAAATAGTAGGGTTTAGTTTTTGTTTTCATGAAAGTGAAGCCTTTTATGTGCCACTTGCGCATGATTATTTAGGGGTTTGCGAGCAAATTTCTATGCAAGTGGCTAAAAAGGGTATAGAAAAAATCTATCAAAGCACGGTTATAGGACATAATCTTAAATATGATTTTGAGATTATAAAAAATAATTTTAATTTAATTCCTCCAAAAAACTATGCTGATACTATGATACTTGCATGGCTTAAAGAACCAAGTTTGCGTGTAAATATGGATGATTTAGCAAAAAGATTATTTGATTATGAGACTTTACATTTTGAAGACTTAGTAAAAAAAGGAGAAAGCTTTGCAGGGGTGGATGTAGAAAAAGCTTGTAAATATGCTGCTGAAGATGCTTATATCACTTTAAGATTTTACTTGTATTTTTTAAAAAATTTAGAAAAACCTTTGCTTGAGCTTGCACAAAAAAGTGAGTTTGAATTTATCAAAGTGCTTATTATGATGGAAAATAATGGCATTAAACTTGACATTCAAAAGCTTGAAAGCTTAATGCAAAGCTTTAATCAAGATATCAAAATACTAAGTGAAAAAATATATGATTTAGCGGGTGAAAAATTTAATATCAACTCTCCTAAACAAGTAGGGGATATTTTATTTGAAAAACTAAAACTACCAAGTGGTAAAAAAAGTAAAACAGGTTATTCTACCGATGAAAAGGTTTTAAATGCTATTTTAGATGAACATCTGATTGTGAAAGAAATTTTAGCTTATAGAGAGCTTGCAAAATTAGTTTCTACTTATTGTGAACCTTTGTTAAAATTAGCTAAAAAAGATGAAAACTCAAGAATTTATTCTAGCTTTTTACAAACTGGTACAGCCACTGGACGCCTTTCATCAAAAGATCCAAATTTGCAAAATATCCCTGCGCATGGTCAATATGCTAAAGATTATAAATCCTGTTTTGTAGCAAAAGAAGGATTTAGTTTTATCTCACTTGATTATTCACAAATTGAGCTTAGAATGCTAGCGCATTTTAGTGAAGATGAGAAATTACTAGAAGCGTTTTCAAACAATGAGGATATTCATGCAAAAACTGCTATTATGATTTTTAATCGTAGTGATTATGAGACAAGGAGTATTGCTAAAAGTATAAATTTTGGTCTTATTTATGGCATGGGTTATAAGACTTTGAGTCAAAATTTAAAAATAGAAGCAAAATTAGCCAAAGAATATATTGAAAAATATTTTGAGAATTTTACTAGCATTAAAACTTATTTTGAAAAGGTAAAAAATGAAGCTAAGCAAAATGGTTTTATAAAGACTTTACTAGGCCGTAAGCGTTATTTTGACTTTGAAAATGCAAAGCCTATGCAAGTTGCAATGTATGAAAGAGAGAGTATTAACTCTACACTTCAAGGCTCTGCTGCCGATATAATAAAACTTGCAATGATAGAAATTGCAAAAGATTTAGATGAAAATAAACGCTTGATTTTACAAATTCATGATGAGCTTATTTTTGAAGTAAAAGATGAACTTTGTCAGGATTTTGCAAAAAACGCTAGTGATATTATGGAAAATATTGTAAAATTAAAAGTTAAATTAAAAACTTCATCAAGTATTGCCAAAAATTGGGGCGCATTAAAATAA